The Juglans regia cultivar Chandler chromosome 2, Walnut 2.0, whole genome shotgun sequence genome includes a window with the following:
- the LOC109012693 gene encoding uncharacterized protein LOC109012693 — translation MDKADQTQRYNNSGSGGGIGGVARSSKNPKQKKAPQRGLGVAQLEKIRLEEQQKKDVAAILSPPASVSQRESSFLSLPIPTYHHSNPSSCSIPFPSPSLPDLSSRDLLIRPPQPGQNNDEKNSSTVNSAGFEAGWLGISVPGLGCVPKLRNSHEYNLEKENSGMDPRLAFRSNLNLPYESDNHIWPPPSLMPKTQQYQQQPMVNVSSGTSSSSVLNFRMEPPSNQSYYCNYSPMWPPEEVKMVGTKRLYPFSLDNSSGPSSHYKLPSLVVPVRSDESASCENVGMFNFEGSNSILRGRPSWSTSISNSNLNSNKSIKENEVIKGEFLSLSPRITSTCPSSKFMQHSACLASQDPRFRDESLPYQGIVEDPIIKPAGSSLLNQQPPFYYFLPPAKEQIGKATTTMNNCNGGVGERIDLNLKL, via the exons ATGGATAAAGCGGATCAAACCCAGAGGTATAACAATAGCGGGAGTGGTGGTGGTATCGGCGGCGTTGCTAGATCTTCCAAAAACCCAAAGCAAAAGAAAGCCCCACAGAGAGGACTTGGGGTGGCGCAGCTTGAAAAGATCAGGCTAGAAGAACAGCAAAAGAAAGATGTAGCTGCAATTTTGTCACCACCAGCTTCAGTATCACAGAGAGAATCTTCCTTTCTATCTTTGCCAATTCCAACTTACCACCATTCTAATCCATCTTCATGCTCAATTCCCTTTCCTTCTCCATCCCTGCCTGATCTTTCATCGCGAGATTTGTTAATCCGGCCACCTCAACCGGGTCAAAACAACgatgaaaaaaattcaagcaCGGTAAATAGTGCTGGATTTGAAGCCGGATGGTTGGGGATTTCAGTTCCCGGGCTGGGCTGCGTGCCTAAATTGCGGAACTCCCACGAGTATAATCTGGAAAAGGAGAATTCTGGCATGGATCCCAGATTGGCATTTCGGTCGAATTTGAATTTGCCTTACGAATCGGACAACCATATTTGGCCTCCCCCTAGTTTGATGCCAAAAACACAGCAATATCAGCAACAGCCGATG GTGAATGTCTCATCAGGTACCTCATCATCATCTGTACTAAATTTTCGTATGGAGCCCCCTTCAAACCAAAGCTATTATTGCAACTATTCACCTATGTGGCCTCCTGAGGAAGTGAAG ATGGTTGGCACGAAGAGGCTGTATCCATTCTCTCTAGACAATTCTTCAGGCCCCTCTTCCCACTACAAATTACCTAGCCTTGTTGTTCCTGTCAGATCAGATGAATCAGCCTCATGCGAAAACGTAGGCATGTTTAATTTTGAGGGCAGCAATTCAATTCTAAG AGGAAGACCCTCATGGTCAACTTCCATTTCCAACTCTAACCTGAATTCAaataaaagcataaaagaaaatgaggttATCAAAGGAGAGTTTCTGTCATTATCTCCCAGAATCACTTCAACATGTCCAAGCTCAAAGTTCATGCAGCATTCAGCTTGTCTGGCCTCTCAAGACCCCAGATTCCGTGATGAATCACTACCTTATCAA GGAATTGTGGAAGATCCAATTATCAAGCCGGCAGGGTCAAGTCTGTTGAATCAACAACCACCTTTTTATTACTTTCTCCCACCAGCAAAGGAGCAAATTGGCAAAGCAACAACCACTATGAACAATTGCAACGGCGGAGTAGGAGAAAGGATTGATCTGAATTTGAAGTTATAA
- the LOC109012660 gene encoding sodium/calcium exchanger NCL-like, whose translation MSKHLTLSFLLILFFFLILCDPSYGRFITHRTYFSLSSDLVSDGVQQLRGPPCLALNRSSSLISAESTCDQTYGFLPCTTTVLGNIFLILVYGYLMFLSATYLSHGSELLLEILGPGIIGGLFLPVLGALPDAMLILVSGLSGSTETAQSQVSVGMGLLAGSTIMLLTIIWGTCVIVGKCDLVDGVAQDAQDTKGFNLTESGVSTDIWTSYAARIMLISVIPFLIVQILQVLGSTSGKHLAVLIALIVSLLLLISYCLYQVLQPWIQGRKISYVKHKRVIFGLLRHLKMQAVGRLVKDNGEPDEESIKKLFSVVDIDGDRKISRSELRALVVGIRFEEIKLSEDEAVDKLMRDFDTSKDSFIDETEFVNGTSKWLKKATRTRTASGDPGARTLTFLNAFHQDTNREHDLLDVGDESDEESEDAGGSRWTSIKAVLLLLLGTLIAAAVADPLVDAVDNFSDATGIPAFFISFIALPIATNSSEAVTAIIFASRDKRKTASLTFSELYGAATMNNVLCLSVFLALVYIRELTWEFSSEVLVIIIVCFVVGIFASFRTHFPLWTAFVAFLLYPFALALIYVLDYVLGWS comes from the exons ATGTCCAAGCATCTAACCCTCTCCTTCCTCCtgatcctcttcttcttcctgatCTTATGCGATCCCTCCTATGGCCGCTTCATCACCCACCGTACGTACTTCTCTTTATCTTCTGATCTAGTTTCCGATGGGGTCCAGCAGCTCCGTGGACCTCCCTGCCTCGCTCTCAATCGGTCCTCTTCCTTAATCTCTGCCGAGTCCACTTGCGATCAGACCTACGGGTTCTTGCCGTGCACCACCACCGTCCTTGGAAATATCTTCCTCATCCTCGTCTATGGCTACCTGATGTTCCTCTCCGCCACCTATTTGTCCCATGGCAGCGAGCTCTTGTTGGAGATTCTTGGACCTGGTATTATCGGCGGGTTGTTCCTTCCAGTCCTCGGCGCCCTTCCGGATGCCATGCTTATTCTTG TATCCGGTCTTTCAGGAAGCACTGAAACTGCTCAAAGCCAAGTTTCTGTTGGTATGGGCTTGCTAGCTGGTTCAACTATTATGCTTCTTACAATAATATGGGGAACATGCGTTATTGTTGGCAAGTGCGACCTCGTTGATGGAGTTGCACAAGATGCACAAGATACAAAAGGGTTTAACTTGACTG AATCGGGTGTTAGTACTGATATCTGGACTAGCTATGCTGCAAGGATTATGTTGATTTCTGTCATCCCATTTTTAATCGTTCAAATACTACAAGTTCTCGGTTCAACGTCAGGGAAGCACTTGGCAGTCTTGATTGCGCTTATTGTCTCTCTCCTACTATTGATTTCCTATTGTCTTTATCAA GTCCTTCAACCTTGGATCCAGGGACGGAAAATATCTTATGTGAAGCACAAGCGTGTTATATTTGGACTTCTAAGGCATCTAAAAATGCAGGCAGTGGGAAGACTGGTCAAGGATAATGGTGAACCTGATGAGGAAAGCATtaaaaa GTTGTTCTCTGTAGTAGACATAGATGGCGATAGAAAAATTTCACGTAGTGAATTGAGAGCATTGGTTGTTGGAATTAGATTTGAAGAGATTAAACTGAGTGAGGATGAAGCTGTAGATAAATTAATGAGAGATTTTGATACATCCAAGGATTCTTTCATCGACGAGACAGAGTTTGTCAATGGCACTTCTAAATGGCTGAAGAAGGCAACGCGCACACGGACTGCCTCTGGGGATCCTGGTGCTCGCACGCTTACATTTTTAAATGCCTTTCACCAG GACACAAATAGAGAGCATGATTTGTTGGATGTGGGTGATGAAAGCGATGAAGAATCTGAGGATGCTGGGGGTTCCAGGTGGACATCTATCAAAGCAGTGCTATTGTTGTTGCTGGGAACTCTCATTGCTGCCGCAGTTGCTGACCCCTTGGTAGATGCCGTTGATAACTTTTCTGATGCCACTGGTATTCCTGCTTTCTTCATCTCATTCATCGCGCTGCCCATCGCTACCAACTCTAGTGAAGCTGTGACAGCAATTATATTTGCTAGCCGTGACAAACGTAAAACTGCCTCCTTAACTTTTTCCGAG CTATATGGGGCAGCAACAATGAATAATGTCCTCTGCCTCTCAGTGTTCTTAGCCCTTGTTTACATTAGGGAATTGACATGGGAATTCTCATCTGAAGTGctagttattattattgtctGCTTTGTGGTGGGTATTTTCGCCAGCTTCCGCACCCATTTCCCTCTCTGGACGGCTTTTGTAGCTTTCCTACTTTACCCATTCGCCCTTGCCTTGATCTATGTTCTTGACTATGTTTTGGGCTGGTCATAG
- the LOC109012670 gene encoding sodium/calcium exchanger NCL-like isoform X2 encodes MGKEKQLKIKIFTWRFYLLKEARASPSFDGVLSVSGLSGSTETAQSQVSVGMGLLAGSTIMLLTIIWGTCVIVGKCDLVDDVAQDAQDTKGFNLTESGVSTDIWTSYAARIMVISVIPFLIVQILQVLSSTSGRHLAVLIALIVSLLLLISYCLYQVLQPWIQGRKISYVKHKRVIFGLLRNLKMQAVGRLLKDNGEPDEESIKKLFSVVDIDGDGKISHSELRAFVVGIRFEEIKLNEDEAVDKLMRDFDTSNDSFINETEFVNGTSKWLKKATRIRTASDDPGARTLTFLNGFLQDTNREHDLLDVGDESDEEFEDAGGSRWTSIKAALLLLLGTLIAAAVADPLVDAVDNFSDATGIPAFFISFIALPIATNSSEAVTAIIFASRDKRKTASLTFSELYGAATMNNVLCLSVFLALVYIRELTWEFSSEVLVIIIVCFVVGIFASFRTHFPLWTAFVAFLLYPFSLALIYVLDYVLGWS; translated from the exons ATGGGAAAGGAGAAACAactgaaaatcaaaatttttacgTGGAGATTCTATTTGCTTAAGGAAGCGAGAGCATCACCGAGTTTTGACGGTGTTCTTTCTG TATCCGGTCTTTCAGGAAGCACTGAAACTGCTCAAAGTCAAGTTTCTGTTGGTATGGGCTTGCTAGCTGGTTCAACTATTATGCTTCTTACGATAATATGGGGAACATGCGTTATTGTTGGCAAGTGCGACCTCGTTGACGATGTTGCACAAGATGCACAAGATACAAAAGGGTTTAACTTGACTG AATCGGGTGTTAGTACTGATATCTGGACTAGCTATGCTGCAAGGATTATGGTGATTTCTGTCATCCCATTTTTAATCGTTCAAATACTACAAGTTCTCAGTTCAACATCGGGGAGGCACTTGGCAGTCTTGATTGCGCTTATTGTCTCTCTCCTGCTATTGATTTCCTATTGTCTTTATCAA GTCCTTCAACCTTGGATCCAGGGACGGAAAATATCTTATGTGAAGCACAAGCGTGTTATATTTGGACTTCTAAGGAATCTAAAAATGCAGGCAGTGGGAAGGCTGCTCAAGGATAATGGTGAACCTGATGAGGAAAGCATtaaaaa GTTGTTCTCTGTAGTAGACATAGATGGCGACGGAAAAATTTCACATAGTGAATTAAGAGCATTTGTTGTTGGAATTCGATTTGAAGAGATTAAACTGAATGAGGATGAAGCTGTAGATAAGTTAATGAGAGATTTTGATACATCCAATGATTCTTTCATCAACGAGACAGAGTTTGTCAATGGCACTTCTAAGTGGCTGAAGAAGGCAACGCGCATACGGACTGCCTCGGATGATCCTGGTGCTCGCACGCTTACATTTTTAAATGGCTTTCTCCAG GACACGAATAGAGAGCATGATTTGTTGGATGTGGGTGATGAAAGCGATGAAGAATTTGAGGATGCTGGGGGTTCCAGGTGGACATCTATCAAAGCAGCGCTATTGTTGTTGCTGGGAACTCTCATTGCTGCCGCAGTTGCTGACCCCTTGGTAGATGCTGTTGATAACTTTTCTGATGCCACTGGTATTCCTGCTTTCTTCATCTCATTCATCGCGCTGCCCATCGCTACCAACTCTAGTGAAGCTGTGACAGCAATTATATTTGCTAGCCGTGACAAACGTAAAACTGCCTCCTTAACTTTTTCCGAG CTATATGGGGCAGCAACAATGAATAATGTCCTCTGCCTCTCAGTGTTCTTAGCCCTTGTTTACATTAGGGAATTGACATGGGAATTCTCATCTGAAGTGctagttattattattgtctGCTTTGTGGTGGGTATTTTCGCCAGCTTCCGCACCCATTTCCCTCTCTGGACGGCTTTTGTAGCTTTCCTACTCTATCCATTCTCCCTTGCCTTGATCTATGTTCTTGACTATGTTTTGGGCTGGTCATAG
- the LOC109012670 gene encoding sodium/calcium exchanger NCL-like isoform X1, translating to MSKHLTLSFLLILFFFLILCDPSYGRFITHRTYFSLSSDLVSDGVQQLRGPPCLALNRSSSLSAESTCDQTYGFLPCTTTILGNIFLIVIYGYLMFLSATYLSNGSELLLEILGPGIIGGLFLPILGALPDAMLILVSGLSGSTETAQSQVSVGMGLLAGSTIMLLTIIWGTCVIVGKCDLVDDVAQDAQDTKGFNLTESGVSTDIWTSYAARIMVISVIPFLIVQILQVLSSTSGRHLAVLIALIVSLLLLISYCLYQVLQPWIQGRKISYVKHKRVIFGLLRNLKMQAVGRLLKDNGEPDEESIKKLFSVVDIDGDGKISHSELRAFVVGIRFEEIKLNEDEAVDKLMRDFDTSNDSFINETEFVNGTSKWLKKATRIRTASDDPGARTLTFLNGFLQDTNREHDLLDVGDESDEEFEDAGGSRWTSIKAALLLLLGTLIAAAVADPLVDAVDNFSDATGIPAFFISFIALPIATNSSEAVTAIIFASRDKRKTASLTFSELYGAATMNNVLCLSVFLALVYIRELTWEFSSEVLVIIIVCFVVGIFASFRTHFPLWTAFVAFLLYPFSLALIYVLDYVLGWS from the exons ATGTCCAAGCATCTAACCCTCTCCTTCCTCCtgatcctcttcttcttcctgatCTTATGCGATCCCTCCTATGGCCGCTTCATCACCCACCGTACGTACTTCTCTTTATCTTCTGATCTAGTTTCCGATGGGGTCCAGCAGCTCCGTGGACCGCCCTGCCTCGCTCTCAACCGGTCCTCTTCCCTCTCTGCCGAGTCCACTTGCGATCAGACCTACGGGTTCTTGCCGTGCACCACCACCATCCTTGGAAATATCTTCCTCATTGTCATCTATGGCTACCTCATGTTCCTCTCCGCCACCTATTTGTCCAATGGCAGCGAGCTCTTGTTAGAGATTCTTGGCCCTGGTATTATCGGCGGGTTGTTCCTTCCAATCCTCGGCGCCCTTCCGGATGCCATGCTTATTCTTG TATCCGGTCTTTCAGGAAGCACTGAAACTGCTCAAAGTCAAGTTTCTGTTGGTATGGGCTTGCTAGCTGGTTCAACTATTATGCTTCTTACGATAATATGGGGAACATGCGTTATTGTTGGCAAGTGCGACCTCGTTGACGATGTTGCACAAGATGCACAAGATACAAAAGGGTTTAACTTGACTG AATCGGGTGTTAGTACTGATATCTGGACTAGCTATGCTGCAAGGATTATGGTGATTTCTGTCATCCCATTTTTAATCGTTCAAATACTACAAGTTCTCAGTTCAACATCGGGGAGGCACTTGGCAGTCTTGATTGCGCTTATTGTCTCTCTCCTGCTATTGATTTCCTATTGTCTTTATCAA GTCCTTCAACCTTGGATCCAGGGACGGAAAATATCTTATGTGAAGCACAAGCGTGTTATATTTGGACTTCTAAGGAATCTAAAAATGCAGGCAGTGGGAAGGCTGCTCAAGGATAATGGTGAACCTGATGAGGAAAGCATtaaaaa GTTGTTCTCTGTAGTAGACATAGATGGCGACGGAAAAATTTCACATAGTGAATTAAGAGCATTTGTTGTTGGAATTCGATTTGAAGAGATTAAACTGAATGAGGATGAAGCTGTAGATAAGTTAATGAGAGATTTTGATACATCCAATGATTCTTTCATCAACGAGACAGAGTTTGTCAATGGCACTTCTAAGTGGCTGAAGAAGGCAACGCGCATACGGACTGCCTCGGATGATCCTGGTGCTCGCACGCTTACATTTTTAAATGGCTTTCTCCAG GACACGAATAGAGAGCATGATTTGTTGGATGTGGGTGATGAAAGCGATGAAGAATTTGAGGATGCTGGGGGTTCCAGGTGGACATCTATCAAAGCAGCGCTATTGTTGTTGCTGGGAACTCTCATTGCTGCCGCAGTTGCTGACCCCTTGGTAGATGCTGTTGATAACTTTTCTGATGCCACTGGTATTCCTGCTTTCTTCATCTCATTCATCGCGCTGCCCATCGCTACCAACTCTAGTGAAGCTGTGACAGCAATTATATTTGCTAGCCGTGACAAACGTAAAACTGCCTCCTTAACTTTTTCCGAG CTATATGGGGCAGCAACAATGAATAATGTCCTCTGCCTCTCAGTGTTCTTAGCCCTTGTTTACATTAGGGAATTGACATGGGAATTCTCATCTGAAGTGctagttattattattgtctGCTTTGTGGTGGGTATTTTCGCCAGCTTCCGCACCCATTTCCCTCTCTGGACGGCTTTTGTAGCTTTCCTACTCTATCCATTCTCCCTTGCCTTGATCTATGTTCTTGACTATGTTTTGGGCTGGTCATAG